A section of the Polyangia bacterium genome encodes:
- a CDS encoding ferritin-like domain-containing protein produces MTTPTKDKTGTFLTDVKELRRRARQHIENGAVTEGYRADRDIVVKLLNEALATEIVCVLRYKRHYFMASGIHAQAVAQEFLAHAGEEQQHADQIAERITQLGGAPNLSPEGMLARSHSEYVEGENLVEMLREDLVAERVAIDSYAEMIRYVGEDDPTTRRMLEGILAVEEEHAEDLKTLLETLK; encoded by the coding sequence ATGACCACACCGACGAAAGATAAGACCGGCACTTTCCTGACCGACGTGAAAGAACTGCGGCGCCGCGCGCGCCAGCACATCGAAAACGGCGCCGTGACCGAGGGCTATCGCGCCGATCGCGACATCGTGGTGAAGCTTTTGAACGAGGCCCTGGCGACGGAGATCGTCTGCGTCCTGCGCTACAAACGCCACTATTTCATGGCCAGTGGGATTCACGCTCAGGCGGTGGCGCAAGAATTCCTGGCCCACGCCGGCGAAGAACAGCAGCACGCCGATCAGATCGCCGAGCGCATCACCCAGCTCGGCGGCGCGCCCAACCTCAGCCCCGAGGGAATGCTGGCGCGCAGCCACTCGGAGTACGTGGAAGGCGAAAACCTGGTGGAAATGCTGCGCGAAGATCTGGTCGCCGAGCGCGTGGCCATCGATTCGTACGCCGAGATGATCCGTTACGTCGGCGAGGACGATCCTACCACCCGCCGCATGCTGGAAGGGATCCTGGCCGTGGAAGAAGAGCACGCCGAGGATCTGAAGACGCTGCTGGAAACGTTGAAGTAG